One genomic window of Candidatus Omnitrophota bacterium includes the following:
- the murA gene encoding UDP-N-acetylglucosamine 1-carboxyvinyltransferase — MDKLLVEGGRRLEGTVTISGAKNACLPILAATLLTDDKSVVRNIPALRDMSTMLKILKNFDVRVQQDRDRIAVEPAGYRKSRAPYELVSTMRASICVLGPLLAKQKYAEVSFPGGCVIGPRPIDLHLKGLKALGAKIKVEAGYIIADGSRMRGTTVYLGGHFGSSVLATDNIMTAATLTKGITVIENAACEPEVVDLATFLVRMGAKIKGYGTHRIIIEGVKRLHGAEHDVISDRIEAGTYMVAAAITKGDITLKNAKLEHLMALVDKLTEAGLDIKKVPNGFRARYVRKLKPVDVTTLPFPGFPTDMQAQVMSLMAVTDGISVITEKIYPDRFIHISELGRMGADIILEGPTAIVKGVRNLSGAPVMASDLRASAALVLAGLVAKGRTEVQRIYHLDRGYEKLEEKLTSLGAKVWREKDK, encoded by the coding sequence ATGGATAAGCTGTTAGTAGAAGGCGGCAGGCGGCTTGAAGGCACGGTAACTATAAGCGGGGCAAAGAACGCGTGCCTGCCTATCCTGGCGGCGACGCTCCTCACGGATGATAAGTCGGTGGTGAGGAATATACCGGCGCTCCGGGATATGTCGACGATGCTGAAGATCCTGAAGAACTTCGATGTCAGGGTCCAGCAGGACCGCGACAGGATAGCGGTCGAGCCGGCAGGATACAGGAAGAGCCGCGCGCCTTACGAGCTCGTGAGCACGATGCGAGCGTCGATCTGCGTCCTGGGACCGCTGCTCGCGAAACAGAAGTATGCGGAGGTCTCTTTCCCGGGCGGCTGTGTCATAGGCCCGAGGCCGATAGACCTGCATCTCAAGGGGCTCAAGGCCCTGGGCGCGAAGATAAAGGTCGAGGCGGGTTACATCATAGCCGACGGCAGCAGGATGCGGGGGACGACCGTATACCTTGGCGGCCACTTCGGTTCGAGCGTCCTCGCGACGGATAATATAATGACCGCCGCTACGCTCACGAAGGGCATCACTGTCATAGAGAACGCGGCGTGCGAGCCGGAGGTGGTGGACCTTGCCACATTCCTTGTCAGGATGGGTGCGAAGATAAAGGGTTACGGCACGCACAGGATCATCATCGAAGGGGTCAAACGGCTGCACGGCGCCGAGCACGACGTCATATCGGACAGGATAGAGGCCGGCACTTATATGGTGGCGGCGGCCATCACAAAAGGGGATATAACGCTCAAGAACGCGAAGCTTGAGCACCTGATGGCGCTTGTCGACAAACTGACCGAGGCGGGGCTCGATATAAAGAAGGTGCCTAACGGTTTCCGCGCGCGGTACGTGAGGAAGCTGAAGCCGGTGGACGTGACGACGCTCCCGTTCCCGGGATTTCCCACGGACATGCAGGCGCAGGTCATGAGTTTGATGGCTGTGACGGACGGGATAAGCGTCATCACGGAGAAGATATATCCGGACAGGTTCATACATATAAGCGAACTGGGCAGGATGGGGGCCGACATAATACTTGAAGGGCCGACCGCCATCGTGAAGGGCGTCAGGAACCTGAGCGGTGCGCCGGTAATGGCCTCCGACCTGAGGGCCTCCGCCGCTCTCGTACTGGCGGGGCTCGTAGCGAAGGGCAGGACCGAAGTCCAGAGGATATACCACCTTGACAGGGGATACGAGAAGCTTGAGGAGAAGCTGACGAGTTTAGGCGCGAAGGTGTGGAGGGAAAAAGATAAATAG
- a CDS encoding ribonuclease HII: MKRRSSTRSQARRRLLRHRLLLQEKRLNRAGYKSIAGIDEAGRGPLAGPVVAGAVILKDFDLRTTVNDSKKLSSAQRERAYREILEKSVVGVGIVDEKTIDDINIYRATMKAMEIALANLSVPPDYILVDGNMKIRSRCGSRCIVSGDSKSLSIAAASIVAKVTRDRLMVEYDRVYPQYGFSRHKGYPTRAHKESLKAHGPSPIHRRSFRPVRDCLAK; encoded by the coding sequence TTGAAGAGAAGATCGAGCACGCGGAGTCAGGCGCGCCGGCGTCTCCTGAGACACCGACTGCTCCTGCAGGAGAAGCGTCTAAATAGGGCAGGCTATAAGTCGATAGCCGGTATCGACGAAGCCGGCCGCGGCCCGCTGGCCGGGCCTGTCGTCGCAGGCGCAGTCATCCTGAAGGACTTCGACCTCAGGACGACGGTGAATGATTCAAAAAAACTCTCTTCCGCACAGCGGGAGAGGGCCTACCGGGAGATCCTGGAAAAATCCGTTGTCGGCGTCGGGATAGTGGACGAGAAGACGATCGATGACATAAATATCTACCGGGCCACCATGAAGGCGATGGAGATCGCCCTGGCCAATCTGTCAGTCCCTCCGGATTACATCCTCGTTGACGGCAACATGAAGATAAGGTCCCGCTGCGGTTCCCGATGCATCGTCTCGGGCGATTCCAAGAGTTTATCAATAGCCGCCGCCTCAATAGTCGCCAAGGTCACAAGAGACCGTCTAATGGTCGAATACGACAGGGTATACCCGCAGTACGGTTTTTCGAGACATAAAGGGTATCCCACCCGCGCCCACAAAGAGAGCCTTAAGGCACACGGCCCCTCACCGATCCACCGCCGCTCATTCAGGCCTGTCAGGGATTGTCTAGCCAAGTAA
- the rpsP gene encoding 30S ribosomal protein S16, which yields MPAVIRLKRIGAKKKPAHKIVVMDKRRARDSKSIEILGSYDPKTDPATVRVDKERAEYWLGVGAVPTPIVATLLKKQGIKKPAAKK from the coding sequence ATGCCAGCAGTAATACGACTTAAGAGGATCGGGGCGAAGAAGAAGCCGGCCCACAAGATCGTCGTCATGGACAAGCGCAGGGCCAGGGACAGCAAATCGATAGAGATACTCGGCTCCTACGATCCGAAGACCGACCCGGCAACGGTGAGGGTGGATAAAGAGCGCGCGGAATACTGGCTCGGTGTGGGCGCCGTGCCGACGCCTATAGTGGCGACGCTTTTGAAGAAGCAGGGGATCAAGAAGCCGGCGGCGAAAAAGTAA
- the prmC gene encoding peptide chain release factor N(5)-glutamine methyltransferase, whose amino-acid sequence MIATVKPFTPIQYIIGRTEFCGLDLVVDERVLIPRPETELVVGRVIDILKGPQSIVHSPRLLDLCTGSGNIAIALTKSVTQCKIIASDISEEALAVAQLNAGRFGVREKIEFVKSDLFDDIEGEFDIVVSNPPYVARREFDGLQREVLQEPRIAIDGGEDGLDFYRKILRDGPRHLKRDGLIVFEIGYGQLDGILGIAKERGRYEPVDIVKDHNGIERVLTLKWISC is encoded by the coding sequence ATGATAGCTACGGTAAAACCTTTTACGCCTATCCAGTATATAATAGGGAGGACCGAGTTCTGCGGTCTCGATCTTGTCGTGGATGAACGCGTGCTCATTCCGAGGCCGGAGACGGAGCTTGTTGTAGGGCGGGTGATAGATATATTGAAAGGTCCACAGTCCATAGTCCACAGTCCACGGTTGCTCGACCTCTGCACAGGATCCGGGAACATAGCAATTGCTTTGACAAAAAGCGTAACTCAATGTAAAATAATCGCTTCCGACATATCGGAAGAGGCGCTGGCTGTGGCCCAGCTCAATGCCGGACGCTTCGGCGTAAGGGAGAAGATAGAGTTCGTAAAGAGCGACCTCTTTGACGATATAGAAGGCGAGTTCGACATCGTGGTCTCAAATCCGCCATATGTCGCGCGCCGCGAGTTTGACGGTCTCCAGAGAGAGGTGTTGCAGGAGCCGCGCATAGCCATAGACGGCGGGGAGGACGGCCTCGATTTTTATCGCAAAATATTGAGGGACGGCCCGCGCCATCTTAAACGGGACGGTCTCATCGTCTTCGAGATAGGCTACGGCCAACTCGACGGGATACTGGGTATCGCAAAAGAGCGCGGCCGGTATGAGCCGGTGGATATCGTAAAAGACCATAACGGGATAGAGAGGGTGCTCACTCTTAAATGGATAAGCTGTTAG
- the rplS gene encoding 50S ribosomal protein L19, translated as MHKLIKLMEAKYMKKDIGAFNIGDTLDVQLKIVEEGKSRIQTFEGILIGRQGSGLNETITVRKISYGEGVELVLPLHSPSIDSIRLAKKGDVRRAKLYYLKKKIGKATRVEEKIEHAESGAPASPETPTAPAGEASK; from the coding sequence ATGCATAAACTCATCAAATTGATGGAAGCGAAATATATGAAGAAAGATATTGGCGCTTTCAACATCGGCGACACTTTAGACGTCCAGCTTAAGATCGTCGAGGAAGGGAAGTCCAGGATCCAGACGTTCGAGGGGATACTGATCGGGCGCCAGGGCTCAGGCCTGAACGAGACGATAACCGTCAGGAAGATATCCTACGGAGAAGGGGTGGAGCTTGTCCTCCCGTTACATTCGCCTTCGATCGATAGCATCCGTCTTGCCAAAAAGGGCGATGTCAGAAGGGCGAAGCTGTACTACCTTAAAAAGAAGATCGGGAAGGCGACCAGAGTTGAAGAGAAGATCGAGCACGCGGAGTCAGGCGCGCCGGCGTCTCCTGAGACACCGACTGCTCCTGCAGGAGAAGCGTCTAAATAG
- the trmD gene encoding tRNA (guanosine(37)-N1)-methyltransferase TrmD → MMRIDVLTLFPAMFPNILGESMLKRAQAKRLVAIKVHNLRDWTDDAHRTADDKPFGGGAGMVMKVEPVYRALRELKKGYRVSGIGCRVVLLTPQGKKLEQKAVKRLARYKRIILVCGHYEGFDERIRGFADEEISIGDYILTCGELPALVLIDSIVRLIPGVLGHNESVKDESFESGLLEYPQYTRPAEFKGMKVPDILISGDHKKIAEWRKREATERTRERRPDLLRIKGQEASNRKDEKHA, encoded by the coding sequence ATGATGCGGATAGACGTCCTGACGCTCTTCCCGGCCATGTTCCCGAATATCCTGGGCGAATCGATGCTGAAGAGGGCCCAGGCGAAACGGCTCGTTGCGATAAAGGTCCATAACCTGCGCGACTGGACGGATGACGCGCACAGGACGGCTGACGATAAGCCGTTCGGCGGCGGCGCAGGCATGGTGATGAAGGTCGAGCCGGTGTATCGGGCGCTGAGAGAACTGAAGAAAGGGTATAGGGTATCGGGTATAGGGTGTCGGGTAGTATTGTTGACGCCGCAGGGGAAGAAGCTGGAACAGAAGGCGGTGAAGCGGCTCGCGCGATACAAACGGATCATCCTCGTCTGCGGGCACTACGAAGGTTTTGACGAGCGGATACGCGGGTTTGCCGACGAGGAGATATCGATAGGCGATTATATATTGACATGCGGAGAGCTGCCGGCGCTCGTCCTTATAGATTCTATAGTGCGGCTCATCCCGGGAGTCCTCGGGCATAATGAGTCGGTCAAGGACGAGTCGTTCGAGAGCGGACTGTTGGAATATCCGCAGTATACGCGTCCTGCGGAGTTCAAGGGTATGAAGGTCCCCGATATATTGATAAGCGGCGACCATAAGAAGATAGCGGAATGGCGGAAGAGAGAAGCGACTGAACGTACCAGAGAGCGAAGACCCGATCTACTGAGGATAAAGGGTCAAGAGGCAAGTAATAGAAAGGATGAAAAACATGCATAA